In Anaerolineales bacterium, one DNA window encodes the following:
- a CDS encoding B12-binding domain-containing radical SAM protein, translating into MNILLIYPEFPDTFWSFKHALKFVRKKAGAPPLGLLTVAAMLPSEWDKRLVDLNVIDLKDEDLKWADYVFISAMIVQRESVRTVVRRCKAVGAKMVAGGPLFTMEHEQFLDVDHFILNEAEETLLPFLRDLEQGQARRVYSSDKFPDIHQTPIPLWELASLKHYDTISIQFSRGCPFNCDFCNVTALLGHRPRTKTAAQIIAELDSLYALGWRKSIFFVDDNFIGNKKHIKTEVLPALIEWRKGKTGMSFSTEASINLADDPELVKLMVAAGFATVFVGIETPNEDSLTECSKSQNKGRDLVESVKQLQRAGLQVQGGFIVGFDNDSPLIFQQQIDFIQKSGIVTAMVGLLQAPLGTRLYERMQKEDRLVKEFSGDNVDGSTNIIPKMGLGPLRKGYREILRHIYAPRHYYERVLTFLREYQPPNIKVHFEPQYIMALLRSMYQLGVSGVERIQYWRLFFWTLYHRPRLFPLAITFAIYGFHFRRVAELHID; encoded by the coding sequence GTGAACATCCTTTTGATCTACCCCGAATTTCCCGACACCTTTTGGAGTTTCAAGCACGCACTTAAATTTGTTCGCAAGAAGGCGGGCGCCCCCCCACTGGGTCTGTTGACTGTCGCGGCCATGCTGCCTTCCGAGTGGGACAAGCGGCTGGTCGATCTCAATGTAATTGACCTCAAAGATGAGGACCTGAAATGGGCAGATTACGTCTTCATCAGTGCCATGATTGTGCAGCGTGAATCGGTCCGAACCGTTGTCAGGCGCTGTAAAGCTGTTGGAGCAAAGATGGTGGCAGGAGGTCCGCTCTTCACGATGGAACATGAGCAATTCCTGGATGTGGACCATTTTATTCTGAACGAGGCTGAAGAGACGCTCCTGCCGTTCTTGCGGGACCTGGAACAGGGTCAGGCTCGACGCGTTTACTCGTCCGATAAATTCCCGGATATCCACCAAACTCCCATCCCGCTTTGGGAACTCGCAAGCCTCAAGCATTATGACACGATTAGCATTCAGTTCTCACGAGGCTGTCCCTTCAATTGTGATTTTTGCAATGTGACCGCCTTGCTGGGGCATCGTCCGCGCACCAAGACCGCCGCACAGATCATCGCCGAACTGGACAGTCTCTACGCACTGGGCTGGCGTAAGAGCATCTTCTTTGTGGACGACAACTTTATCGGCAACAAGAAGCACATCAAGACCGAGGTGTTGCCAGCCTTGATCGAATGGCGAAAAGGCAAAACCGGCATGTCGTTCAGTACAGAGGCATCCATCAATCTGGCTGACGATCCAGAGTTGGTGAAGTTAATGGTTGCCGCAGGTTTCGCCACGGTCTTTGTCGGGATCGAAACACCCAATGAAGACAGCCTGACGGAATGCAGCAAAAGCCAAAACAAAGGGCGCGATCTGGTGGAAAGCGTCAAACAACTCCAGCGCGCAGGCCTTCAGGTGCAGGGCGGATTCATCGTTGGGTTCGACAATGATTCCCCCTTGATTTTCCAGCAGCAAATTGATTTCATTCAGAAAAGCGGCATCGTGACAGCCATGGTCGGGTTGCTGCAAGCTCCATTGGGAACACGCCTCTACGAACGCATGCAAAAGGAAGACCGTTTGGTAAAAGAGTTTTCGGGCGATAATGTGGATGGTTCGACCAACATCATTCCCAAGATGGGATTGGGACCCCTGAGAAAAGGCTACCGCGAGATACTACGCCATATCTACGCACCCAGGCATTATTACGAGCGTGTTTTGACGTTTCTCCGCGAATACCAGCCACCCAACATTAAAGTCCATTTTGAGCCGCAATATATCATGGCACTGTTGCGATCCATGTACCAGCTGGGTGTCAGCGGGGTTGAGCGCATCCAATACTGGCGGCTCTTTTTCTGGACGCTGTATCATCGGCCGCGCCTGTTTCCGCTGGCGATCACGTTTGCCATATACGGCTTTCATTTTCGTCGTGTGGCTGAGTTGCATATCGACTGA
- a CDS encoding YifB family Mg chelatase-like AAA ATPase, with product MLSRVYSCAVVGLEGVIVEVEVDYTNGLPGVTIVGLPDAAVQESRERVQTAVKNAGLHFPRHRIVVNLAPAVVRKEGPAYDLPIALGVILLADYLPHDVVDDTLVIGELSLDGVVRHTRGVLPMAATARANGYKRMFVPEADAGEAALIPDLEIIPVKSLADLYDHLAGRRFIEPYQRSTSDELEPLFTPTDFSEIKGQEHVKRALEVAAAGGHNVLMAGSPGSGKTLLARAMPGILPEMSIEESLDVTRIYSVADQLPAGTPLIKHRPFRAPHHTISHAGLVGGGNIPKPGEISLAHRGVLFLDEFPEFGTRVLEVMRQPMEDKVVTISRAKGSLTFSANFQLIAAMNPCPCGHFGDSQKACTCAPAVVTKYQKRISGPILDRIDIHIEVPRVDYEKLSGDRLGETSETIRKRVQAARDIQNKRFSINGSSDIVCNADMRIGEVRQFCQLQPEGQSLMRAAMSQLNLSARAYHRILKLARTIADLAGSEEIQSPHLAEALQYRPKILVG from the coding sequence ATGTTATCCCGCGTATATTCCTGCGCTGTAGTGGGGCTGGAAGGTGTCATCGTCGAAGTCGAAGTGGATTACACCAACGGTCTGCCCGGCGTCACCATCGTCGGTCTGCCCGATGCCGCCGTGCAGGAAAGCCGCGAGCGCGTTCAAACCGCCGTCAAGAACGCGGGCCTGCACTTCCCCCGTCATCGTATCGTCGTCAATCTCGCGCCCGCCGTCGTCCGCAAGGAAGGTCCCGCCTACGACCTGCCCATTGCACTCGGTGTCATCCTCCTTGCGGATTATCTCCCCCATGATGTTGTGGATGATACCCTGGTGATCGGGGAACTCTCGCTGGACGGAGTCGTACGCCATACACGCGGTGTATTGCCAATGGCGGCCACAGCGCGGGCCAATGGATACAAGCGGATGTTCGTCCCCGAAGCGGATGCAGGCGAAGCGGCCTTGATCCCGGACCTTGAAATTATCCCGGTCAAATCGCTTGCGGATCTGTACGACCATTTGGCTGGCCGGCGTTTCATTGAGCCTTACCAGCGCTCCACCAGCGATGAACTCGAACCGCTCTTTACCCCCACAGATTTCTCGGAAATCAAAGGACAGGAGCACGTCAAACGCGCACTCGAGGTCGCGGCGGCTGGGGGGCACAATGTTCTGATGGCTGGGTCACCAGGCAGCGGCAAAACGCTTTTAGCCAGAGCCATGCCCGGTATCCTACCAGAAATGTCCATTGAAGAATCATTGGATGTCACGCGCATCTACTCGGTTGCAGACCAACTCCCCGCTGGCACACCGCTCATCAAGCATCGTCCGTTCCGCGCGCCGCACCACACCATCAGTCACGCGGGACTCGTCGGTGGCGGCAACATCCCCAAGCCCGGCGAAATCTCGCTGGCACACAGAGGCGTGCTCTTCCTTGACGAATTCCCAGAATTCGGCACGCGCGTCCTTGAAGTGATGCGCCAGCCGATGGAGGACAAAGTCGTCACCATCAGCCGTGCCAAAGGCTCGCTTACATTTTCTGCAAACTTTCAATTAATTGCCGCGATGAACCCCTGCCCATGTGGACATTTTGGAGACTCTCAAAAAGCCTGCACCTGCGCCCCTGCCGTAGTGACTAAATATCAAAAACGAATCTCCGGTCCCATCCTTGACCGAATTGACATCCACATCGAAGTCCCGCGCGTGGACTACGAAAAACTCAGCGGGGATCGATTAGGCGAAACATCCGAAACCATCCGCAAGCGCGTTCAAGCGGCACGAGATATTCAAAATAAACGTTTCTCGATCAATGGTTCATCTGACATCGTCTGCAACGCCGACATGCGCATCGGGGAGGTACGGCAATTTTGTCAGTTGCAACCCGAAGGTCAAAGCCTGATGCGGGCGGCGATGAGTCAACTCAATTTGTCCGCGCGTGCTTATCATCGCATCCTCAAACTGGCACGTACGATCGCAGACTTGGCAGGGAGCGAAGAGATCCAGTCACCGCATTTGGCGGAGGCGTTACAATACAGGCCAAAAATTTTGGTGGGATAA
- a CDS encoding rhomboid family intramembrane serine protease, with the protein MLPIGDDNSSRKTVPLVTYALIVLNVLFFLVELGGGDAFIMKWAFVPSRFLADPIGDFPTLFTSMFMHAGLLHLGSNMLYLWIFGDNVEDRFGHGKFTIFYLLCGLGATFAQLVFSMESNIPNLGASGAIAGVLGAYLVMFPQGRVSVMQGQRVVPLPALIVIGFWFVLQLFSGIGSIASTADTGGVAYMAHIGGFVAGFILTFLFRGNTAPRLTG; encoded by the coding sequence ATGCTACCAATCGGTGATGATAATTCCTCGCGCAAAACGGTGCCACTGGTGACGTATGCGTTGATCGTTCTGAATGTCCTGTTTTTTCTTGTAGAGTTGGGCGGCGGTGATGCCTTCATTATGAAGTGGGCTTTTGTTCCCAGTCGCTTCCTCGCCGATCCCATCGGGGATTTTCCCACACTGTTCACTTCCATGTTCATGCATGCCGGTCTGCTTCACCTGGGAAGCAACATGCTTTACTTATGGATCTTCGGTGACAATGTGGAGGACCGTTTTGGGCATGGCAAGTTCACAATCTTCTACCTGCTTTGCGGGCTTGGGGCAACGTTTGCACAGCTGGTTTTTAGTATGGAATCAAATATTCCAAACTTGGGAGCCTCTGGAGCGATTGCCGGTGTACTTGGCGCGTATCTTGTAATGTTCCCGCAAGGAAGGGTCAGCGTAATGCAGGGTCAACGAGTGGTTCCCTTGCCGGCACTGATCGTGATTGGATTCTGGTTCGTTTTGCAGCTTTTCAGCGGCATCGGGTCCATTGCCAGCACAGCGGACACGGGCGGTGTGGCTTACATGGCGCACATTGGCGGCTTTGTGGCGGGATTTATCCTGACCTTCTTATTTAGGGGAAATACGGCACCGCGTCTGACGGGTTAA
- a CDS encoding lmo0937 family membrane protein, which yields MLTWIIVILLILWLLGYFGPNVFSGIPRSGNTLHVLLVIAVILIILSLLGII from the coding sequence ATGCTTACCTGGATCATCGTAATTCTGCTCATACTCTGGCTGCTCGGATATTTCGGACCGAATGTCTTCTCCGGCATTCCCCGCTCGGGCAACACCCTGCACGTTTTGCTTGTCATCGCGGTTATCCTCATCATTTTGAGTTTGCTGGGGATCATCTAG
- a CDS encoding AI-2E family transporter, with amino-acid sequence MALSPPSQPYDWTFRRVVWATLVLVSVLLGFWLLYRFNQVVFILFIAIVMGTVIRPVVTWLYQHGLPKIAGVILVYILLFTLLISFVLLLFPLIVEQGTTIVAAMPGYYQNLREWMVNYPNLLIVRLSEFLPAELPSLMPRASQQTGEEVMTSAGQALGYVTSAVWVVFLVIVILVLAFYWTLEGPRTIQSFLLLVPQDQRESISELILAMETKVGFFIAGQGFLCLIIGILAFLAYVIIGLPNALVLALVAGVLEAVPMVGPLLGAIPAALVALSIAPEKMVWVIVATALIQQLENSLLVPRVMRKAVGVNPFVTLLALFAFSTLFGIAGALMAIPMAAIIQLLLNRFVFHPATMEPDVSSGRDYASRLRYEAQDLAQDLRKQARLGKGGSDLRIKQIDQVMDEIETITTDLDALLAQVGTQDEA; translated from the coding sequence ATGGCGCTTTCCCCCCCTTCGCAGCCGTATGATTGGACCTTCCGTCGGGTCGTGTGGGCGACTCTGGTACTGGTTTCTGTCCTGCTCGGCTTCTGGCTTCTCTATCGTTTTAATCAGGTGGTCTTCATTCTGTTTATCGCGATCGTGATGGGCACAGTGATACGGCCAGTCGTAACCTGGCTTTATCAGCATGGGCTCCCTAAAATAGCGGGAGTCATTCTTGTCTATATCCTGCTGTTCACCCTGCTGATCAGCTTCGTGCTGTTGTTATTTCCATTGATTGTCGAGCAAGGCACAACGATCGTCGCTGCCATGCCGGGCTATTATCAAAACCTGCGTGAGTGGATGGTCAATTATCCCAACCTATTAATTGTGCGCCTAAGTGAATTCCTCCCGGCTGAATTGCCGAGCCTGATGCCGCGCGCATCGCAGCAAACGGGAGAGGAGGTAATGACTTCAGCAGGGCAGGCGCTGGGGTATGTAACATCGGCGGTCTGGGTTGTCTTCCTAGTCATAGTGATTCTGGTGCTGGCTTTTTACTGGACGCTTGAAGGACCACGAACCATTCAGTCATTCCTATTGCTTGTCCCACAAGACCAGCGCGAGAGCATCAGTGAACTGATTTTAGCCATGGAAACCAAGGTTGGTTTCTTCATCGCCGGACAAGGATTCCTTTGCTTGATCATCGGCATCCTGGCATTTCTTGCCTATGTGATCATTGGCTTGCCCAATGCCCTGGTATTGGCGCTTGTCGCGGGAGTGTTGGAAGCTGTACCGATGGTGGGTCCGCTGCTGGGTGCCATTCCCGCAGCGCTGGTTGCGCTGTCCATTGCGCCGGAAAAGATGGTATGGGTCATTGTTGCAACAGCTCTTATTCAGCAATTGGAAAACAGCCTGCTGGTGCCGCGCGTCATGCGCAAGGCGGTCGGGGTCAACCCATTTGTCACGTTACTGGCGCTTTTTGCCTTTAGCACTTTGTTCGGCATTGCCGGCGCGCTGATGGCGATTCCCATGGCAGCCATTATTCAGCTTCTGCTTAATCGCTTCGTCTTTCATCCAGCGACGATGGAACCGGATGTCTCATCCGGACGTGATTATGCGAGCCGGCTGCGCTATGAAGCACAGGATTTGGCTCAAGACCTGCGTAAGCAGGCGCGGCTCGGGAAAGGGGGCTCAGATCTGAGGATCAAGCAGATCGATCAAGTGATGGATGAGATCGAGACGATCACAACTGACTTGGATGCACTACTAGCTCAGGTCGGTACTCAGGACGAAGCATGA
- a CDS encoding AI-2E family transporter yields the protein MTKKLVVFATAVMTTLLALVLLWQFRIVVIYLIVSFALAATVRPLIIDWSRRSIVMRLLLILLYLISLGGFGYLISLVGRLVIGDIQQLAQMLSAQDAWRMPPWLEGSLFDQALVARLPPPSKLFEAVTGDHGQFVLPAILGFTQGIGGVVSGVIVILFLSIYWSINQIHFERLWLSLLPSELRKQARDIWKTIEPVLGAYIRGEVAQSLLVGLLLVVGYWLLGSQYPTLLALIGMLAWLIPVVGAFLAVILPLLIGLLTSVQLGLLTVFYTLIVVIILKVWVKPRLYNRDWENPVLTLVILLALADAFGIVGIIIAPPLSVVCQILWRRLVSDRLASGAASQVSDLKERQARLSAVIKEMDELPPPLVISSMERLTDLMGKAEPILQAALPAEPSDPFYPPRSFKSEDGSSLSKS from the coding sequence ATGACAAAGAAACTGGTGGTGTTTGCTACAGCAGTGATGACGACCTTGCTGGCGCTGGTGCTGTTGTGGCAATTCCGTATCGTGGTTATTTACCTTATTGTCTCATTTGCACTTGCGGCAACAGTCCGCCCATTAATTATCGACTGGTCAAGGCGCAGCATCGTGATGCGTCTGCTACTGATCTTGCTCTATCTGATAAGCCTGGGCGGTTTCGGATATTTGATCTCGCTTGTTGGCAGGCTGGTAATCGGCGATATTCAACAATTAGCCCAAATGCTGTCGGCGCAGGATGCCTGGAGGATGCCGCCGTGGCTGGAGGGCAGCTTGTTCGATCAGGCACTGGTTGCGCGGTTGCCGCCGCCAAGTAAACTCTTCGAAGCAGTTACCGGCGACCACGGGCAGTTTGTTCTGCCGGCCATACTCGGCTTCACGCAGGGCATTGGCGGGGTTGTGAGCGGTGTGATCGTCATTCTGTTTCTAAGCATCTATTGGAGCATCAATCAAATTCATTTTGAACGACTCTGGCTTTCGCTGCTTCCATCTGAACTTCGCAAACAAGCTCGAGACATTTGGAAGACGATCGAACCTGTCCTCGGCGCCTACATTCGCGGCGAGGTGGCCCAGAGCCTGCTGGTGGGATTACTGTTAGTGGTTGGTTATTGGCTGCTCGGATCCCAATACCCGACACTGCTGGCGCTGATCGGCATGCTGGCATGGCTGATCCCCGTCGTGGGGGCTTTCTTGGCGGTGATTCTGCCGCTTTTAATTGGATTGCTGACAAGTGTTCAGCTTGGCCTGTTAACGGTTTTCTATACGCTTATTGTTGTGATCATCCTGAAAGTATGGGTCAAGCCGCGCCTTTACAATCGCGATTGGGAAAATCCTGTTTTGACTTTGGTCATACTTTTGGCACTGGCAGATGCTTTTGGCATAGTCGGCATTATTATTGCACCGCCTTTATCCGTGGTATGCCAAATCCTGTGGAGACGTCTGGTCAGTGACCGCCTCGCTTCAGGTGCTGCCTCCCAGGTTTCAGATCTGAAAGAACGGCAAGCCCGCCTGTCGGCTGTCATCAAGGAGATGGATGAACTGCCTCCACCATTGGTGATCAGCAGTATGGAGCGCCTTACTGATCTGATGGGGAAGGCTGAGCCAATTCTACAGGCGGCTCTCCCGGCTGAACCATCCGATCCATTCTACCCGCCCCGGTCCTTCAAGAGCGAAGATGGATCGTCTCTATCCAAATCCTGA
- a CDS encoding methylglyoxal synthase gives MEQNKIMIERDKKVALVAHDNKKRDLVEWAKFNRDLLAHHKIYATGTTGAFLEKELGFPIYKLESGPLGGDQQIGAKIVDGDIDFLIFFWDPLESLSHDPDVKALLRMAVVWNIPMACNRATADFMVSSPLMDEEYSRLLPEYDVYRNRSKMENG, from the coding sequence ATGGAACAAAATAAAATTATGATCGAACGAGATAAAAAGGTTGCGCTTGTGGCGCATGATAATAAAAAGCGGGATCTGGTTGAGTGGGCAAAGTTCAATAGGGACCTTCTCGCGCACCACAAAATTTACGCCACGGGTACAACAGGGGCATTCCTGGAAAAGGAACTTGGATTTCCGATTTACAAACTTGAGAGCGGACCGCTAGGCGGGGATCAGCAGATTGGTGCAAAAATCGTCGATGGCGATATTGACTTCCTGATTTTCTTTTGGGATCCGCTGGAGTCCTTGTCCCACGATCCGGATGTGAAGGCTCTTTTGCGGATGGCTGTTGTGTGGAACATTCCCATGGCCTGCAACCGGGCAACCGCCGATTTTATGGTTTCGTCCCCTCTGATGGATGAGGAATATTCTCGTTTGCTTCCTGAATATGATGTATATAGGAATCGGTCGAAGATGGAAAATGGGTAA
- a CDS encoding YihY/virulence factor BrkB family protein — protein MATYIEQVKQKSIRSVNKINELTRGWLWMLADAAKETLKPETAITAAAIAYFALFSIFPTVLLSISIASFSLGGSMDRQLIIQRLEFVAPAMGRLLGQNIDEIVEARGPVSGLALVGLIWSASTVFYTFTHTLNQIWGMRQHRAFWKRRGLAILFVLIFVGPALFLASFTGSLIAHLRPLLPEPIISLEAGGGVVLAILLDVALFMVLYMLLPHGTATWRGILAGAIGAGLLWELAKKVFLAFISTYISVTNLVYGSVATIIAFLVWSYLSGLIFHFGAYLSVSYFQLKQEQKGLPGKIHQ, from the coding sequence ATGGCTACCTATATTGAACAGGTAAAGCAAAAAAGTATTCGCAGCGTAAACAAAATTAATGAACTGACGCGCGGCTGGTTATGGATGCTGGCGGATGCTGCAAAGGAAACCCTAAAGCCTGAGACAGCAATTACTGCCGCGGCGATCGCCTACTTTGCCCTCTTTTCCATCTTTCCCACTGTGCTCTTAAGCATTTCCATTGCAAGCTTCAGCCTTGGCGGGTCCATGGACCGGCAGCTCATCATTCAAAGGCTGGAGTTTGTTGCGCCGGCCATGGGCCGTTTATTGGGACAAAATATTGATGAAATTGTCGAGGCGCGCGGACCCGTAAGCGGCCTTGCTTTGGTTGGTCTGATATGGTCTGCCTCCACGGTTTTTTATACCTTCACTCATACACTGAATCAAATTTGGGGCATGAGACAACACCGGGCATTCTGGAAGCGGCGTGGCCTGGCTATCCTATTTGTCCTGATCTTCGTCGGGCCGGCGCTTTTCCTGGCTTCATTTACCGGTAGTTTGATCGCCCACCTACGCCCCTTGTTACCCGAGCCGATCATTTCACTGGAGGCTGGGGGTGGTGTGGTGCTGGCGATCCTGCTTGATGTTGCCTTGTTTATGGTGCTCTACATGCTGCTCCCGCATGGAACTGCCACCTGGCGCGGGATTTTAGCCGGCGCGATCGGAGCCGGTCTCCTGTGGGAGCTGGCCAAGAAAGTCTTCCTGGCATTTATTTCCACCTACATCTCTGTAACGAATCTGGTCTATGGGTCAGTAGCGACCATTATTGCCTTCCTTGTCTGGTCATATCTGAGCGGCCTTATCTTTCACTTTGGCGCTTACTTAAGCGTTTCTTATTTCCAACTCAAACAAGAGCAAAAAGGATTGCCAGGCAAAATACATCAGTAA